The following proteins are co-located in the Polystyrenella longa genome:
- a CDS encoding ABC transporter ATP-binding protein — MQAEPVIEIKKLTKIYRDFWGRQKVRALNSLSLDVKKGEVFGLLGPNGSGKTTTMKCLLGLLFPTSGEISVLGRPANDVEKNERIGYLPEESYLYRFLNAEETLDFYGRLFKISAAERRERTQQLIEMVGLKNARRRQLKEYSKGMTRRIGLAQALINNPDLVMLDEPTSGLDPIGTREMKDLIIQLKEQGKTVIMCSHLLADVQDVCDRIAILYGGELKELGNVEDLIQSKEQTCITSTELPDEAITEIDAILKKYNAEKISVEHPSTNLEELFLKTVQESIDRPGQRFVPANDGDKNQEPVSTES; from the coding sequence ATGCAGGCTGAACCTGTCATTGAAATCAAAAAACTGACGAAGATTTATCGGGACTTCTGGGGTCGTCAGAAAGTTCGTGCGTTGAATTCGCTCAGCCTCGACGTGAAAAAAGGGGAAGTATTCGGTCTTCTCGGTCCAAACGGTTCGGGCAAAACCACGACGATGAAATGCCTGCTTGGCCTTCTATTCCCGACATCCGGTGAAATTTCTGTGTTGGGTCGCCCCGCCAACGACGTAGAAAAGAACGAGCGTATCGGATACCTGCCGGAAGAATCCTATCTCTACCGCTTCTTGAATGCGGAAGAAACACTCGATTTCTACGGTAGACTATTCAAGATTTCTGCCGCAGAACGACGTGAACGAACACAGCAGCTGATTGAGATGGTTGGGTTGAAGAACGCCCGTCGTCGCCAACTCAAAGAGTATTCCAAAGGGATGACTCGCCGAATCGGCCTGGCTCAGGCACTGATCAACAATCCGGATCTGGTGATGCTGGACGAACCGACCTCCGGTCTCGACCCCATCGGTACCCGCGAGATGAAAGACCTGATCATCCAACTGAAGGAACAGGGCAAGACAGTCATCATGTGTAGCCACTTGCTGGCCGATGTTCAGGACGTCTGTGACCGAATCGCGATTCTGTACGGTGGAGAGCTGAAAGAATTGGGAAATGTCGAAGACCTGATCCAATCCAAAGAACAGACCTGCATTACTTCGACAGAGCTTCCAGATGAAGCGATCACCGAGATTGATGCAATCCTGAAGAAATACAATGCAGAGAAGATCTCCGTCGAACATCCGTCGACCAACCTCGAAGAACTCTTCCTCAAAACGGTTCAGGAAAGTATTGACCGTCCGGGACAACGCTTCGTACCGGCCAATGACGGCGACAAAAACCAGGAACCCGTTTCAACGGAATCCTGA
- a CDS encoding ABC transporter permease has product MTFEPIPYDISEGFLHFLYAFFGFGLMIVLLGVFVTRLSMGTRGPKLVLQQLKDGLHEITSLSLKRIMAIATLTFKEAARRKVFYIIILFALLFMFANWFLSMSDQRTDFQIEVYVSFVLTVISILVIPIVLLLSCWGIPEDIRQRSLHTVVTKPAHRMEVVMGRIFGFVGIGSILLLFMGVIGYFWIMRALPVEAQNDLACRVPVYGKLYFIDKDGNETKRGINTGDQWDFRSYIEGATKGRAIWTFNDFDSSAVSPNEPLQVETRFEAFRTYKGNIEDTLQVELTVVNNDNQTRVRLTPFPLREYTFNLVEIPQTLKVYDDEQGKEIEYNLSKDILSSESGFSLEVRCLDSQQYIGMANPDLFIRLPDRAFIVGFSKAIFGQWLLLVLIVSISVALSCMVKGPIATIATVALLMISFMFSGVLNEQITGRAIGGGPMESLYRMISQTNETSRLPADDTIAQIALSLDPIFSNMLWIVKHIIPDMSSFSMAEYLAKGFDVNASAAIIPSIAVTLSYFLVSVIVGYYCLKLRELESK; this is encoded by the coding sequence ATGACTTTTGAACCGATTCCCTACGATATTTCCGAAGGATTTCTGCACTTCCTGTATGCGTTCTTTGGCTTCGGGCTGATGATCGTTCTACTGGGAGTGTTTGTGACTCGTCTGTCGATGGGCACACGGGGACCAAAACTCGTTCTGCAGCAACTTAAAGACGGATTACACGAAATTACCAGTCTCTCCTTGAAGAGAATCATGGCGATTGCGACCCTCACGTTTAAAGAAGCAGCACGTCGCAAGGTGTTTTACATCATCATACTGTTTGCCCTGCTGTTTATGTTCGCGAACTGGTTCCTGTCGATGTCCGACCAGCGAACGGACTTTCAGATTGAAGTCTACGTCAGTTTCGTATTAACCGTGATCAGCATCCTAGTCATCCCGATTGTCCTGCTACTTTCCTGCTGGGGTATCCCAGAGGATATTCGTCAGCGTTCCCTACACACGGTGGTCACGAAGCCTGCTCACCGGATGGAAGTAGTGATGGGACGTATTTTTGGATTCGTCGGTATCGGCAGCATTCTACTACTGTTCATGGGCGTCATCGGCTACTTCTGGATTATGCGTGCATTGCCTGTCGAAGCACAAAATGATTTAGCTTGTCGAGTTCCCGTCTATGGCAAACTCTATTTTATCGATAAAGACGGCAACGAAACAAAACGAGGGATTAACACCGGAGACCAATGGGACTTCCGTTCTTATATTGAAGGGGCAACCAAAGGTCGTGCCATATGGACTTTCAATGACTTTGACTCCAGTGCAGTTTCACCCAATGAGCCTCTCCAAGTCGAAACTCGCTTTGAAGCATTTCGAACATACAAAGGAAATATTGAAGACACCTTGCAAGTGGAATTAACGGTAGTCAACAACGACAACCAGACTCGCGTGCGGCTGACCCCCTTCCCTTTACGAGAGTACACTTTCAACCTGGTCGAAATTCCACAAACGCTCAAGGTTTACGACGACGAACAGGGCAAGGAGATCGAATACAATCTCTCCAAAGATATCCTCAGTTCGGAAAGTGGTTTCAGTCTCGAAGTCCGCTGTCTCGACTCACAGCAATATATCGGGATGGCAAATCCCGACTTGTTTATCAGGCTTCCGGACCGTGCGTTTATCGTCGGTTTCAGCAAAGCGATTTTCGGACAATGGCTGTTACTAGTCTTAATTGTTTCAATCAGCGTAGCCCTCAGTTGTATGGTGAAGGGACCAATTGCCACGATAGCAACAGTAGCACTACTCATGATCAGCTTCATGTTCTCCGGTGTGCTGAATGAACAAATCACAGGTCGAGCTATCGGTGGTGGTCCAATGGAATCCCTCTATCGAATGATTTCGCAAACGAATGAAACATCTCGTTTACCAGCGGATGACACAATCGCCCAAATCGCATTAAGCCTCGACCCGATCTTCTCCAACATGCTTTGGATTGTTAAACATATTATTCCAGATATGAGTAGCTTCAGTATGGCGGAATACCTGGCAAAAGGATTTGACGTTAATGCGAGTGCTGCAATCATTCCTTCTATCGCAGTAACACTTAGCTATTTCCTGGTTTCCGTAATTGTCGGCTACTACTGTCTTAAACTTCGTGAGCTCGAATCAAAATGA
- the cysC gene encoding adenylyl-sulfate kinase, giving the protein MTEQKATNVTWHEQRVSDKERCELNGHKGVMLWFTGLSGAGKSTVANTVDHLLHSKGNHSYVLDGDNIRMGLNKNLGFSAEDRAENIRRIGEVGKLFVGAGVITSTAFISPYREDRDKVRELMGEGEFIEVYVNASLATCEERDPKGLYKKARAGEIKNFTGIDDPYEAPENAELVLDSDSKGIDELAEEVVAYLESKGYLKA; this is encoded by the coding sequence ATGACAGAACAAAAAGCAACGAATGTTACTTGGCATGAACAACGCGTGTCGGACAAAGAACGCTGCGAGCTGAATGGACACAAAGGTGTCATGTTGTGGTTCACCGGACTCTCCGGAGCCGGAAAAAGTACCGTGGCCAATACTGTTGACCACCTGCTGCACTCTAAAGGAAATCACTCCTACGTCCTTGATGGCGACAACATCCGTATGGGACTGAACAAGAACCTCGGATTCTCTGCTGAAGACCGTGCTGAAAACATTCGCCGAATCGGTGAAGTTGGCAAACTGTTTGTTGGCGCAGGCGTCATTACTTCTACTGCCTTCATTTCTCCTTACCGTGAAGATCGCGACAAAGTCCGCGAACTGATGGGCGAAGGCGAGTTCATCGAAGTCTACGTGAACGCTTCACTCGCAACTTGCGAAGAACGTGACCCCAAAGGACTCTACAAAAAAGCCCGCGCTGGTGAGATCAAAAACTTCACCGGTATCGATGATCCTTACGAAGCTCCGGAAAACGCAGAACTCGTTCTCGATTCCGACAGTAAAGGAATCGACGAACTGGCCGAAGAAGTCGTCGCTTACCTTGAATCTAAAGGATACTTGAAAGCCTAA
- the hisI gene encoding phosphoribosyl-AMP cyclohydrolase — MSIPDFDKAELLPVIAQDAESGDVLMLAYMNEEAYQETLKTGRVCYYSRSRQKLWRKGEESGNVQELKELYYDCDADTLLAKVNQIGGAACHEGYKSCFFRKINPADESFEVVGNRVFDPKEVYKK; from the coding sequence GTGAGCATACCTGATTTTGACAAAGCAGAACTTCTTCCCGTCATCGCCCAGGATGCGGAATCCGGCGATGTGCTTATGCTGGCTTACATGAATGAAGAAGCCTACCAGGAAACACTGAAGACCGGGCGTGTTTGCTATTACAGTCGCAGCCGGCAGAAATTGTGGCGTAAGGGCGAAGAAAGCGGCAATGTTCAGGAGCTCAAAGAACTCTACTACGACTGCGATGCCGACACTCTGCTTGCCAAAGTGAATCAGATTGGAGGAGCAGCCTGCCACGAGGGTTACAAAAGTTGTTTCTTCCGTAAAATTAATCCCGCTGACGAATCCTTTGAAGTGGTAGGAAATCGCGTATTTGACCCCAAAGAAGTCTACAAGAAGTAA
- the hisG gene encoding ATP phosphoribosyltransferase: MTEPLIKLGIPAGSLKDSTQALFKRAGYNISISSRSYFPTVDDDQIECLLIRAQEMSRYVEEGILDAGITGHDWVVETGADVHEICELVFSKVSRRPVRWVLCVPEDSDVKTVKDLEGKRIATEAVGLTQQFLEKNGVKAKVEFSWGATEVKPPRLADAIVEVTETGSSLRANNLRIVEEVMQSTTRFIANKESFKDSAKREKLENIALMLQACLAAEGKVGLMMNIRRDSLEEILSLLPALQTPTVSSLSDPDWVDVNTIVDESVVRSIVPKLKQAGARGIVEYGINKIID, from the coding sequence ATGACAGAACCATTGATCAAACTTGGCATTCCAGCCGGAAGCCTCAAAGACTCCACGCAAGCGTTGTTCAAACGGGCCGGTTACAATATTTCGATTTCATCCCGATCGTATTTTCCCACGGTCGATGACGATCAGATAGAATGCCTTCTCATTCGCGCTCAGGAGATGTCCCGCTACGTCGAAGAAGGAATTCTGGACGCCGGGATCACTGGGCATGACTGGGTTGTCGAAACCGGGGCCGATGTTCATGAAATCTGCGAACTGGTCTTTTCTAAAGTGAGCCGTCGACCAGTGCGCTGGGTCCTCTGTGTTCCAGAAGACTCGGATGTTAAAACAGTCAAAGATCTGGAAGGCAAACGCATCGCCACCGAGGCAGTTGGCCTGACTCAGCAATTTTTGGAAAAGAATGGCGTAAAAGCCAAAGTTGAATTCTCCTGGGGAGCGACAGAGGTCAAACCTCCTCGCCTGGCTGACGCGATCGTGGAAGTGACTGAAACAGGCAGTTCATTACGGGCGAATAACTTGCGTATCGTCGAAGAAGTAATGCAAAGCACGACCCGCTTCATCGCTAACAAAGAGTCTTTCAAAGACAGTGCCAAAAGAGAGAAGCTGGAAAACATTGCTCTGATGCTCCAAGCCTGTCTGGCGGCAGAAGGAAAAGTCGGACTGATGATGAACATCCGCCGTGACAGCCTGGAAGAAATCCTTTCGCTGTTACCCGCGCTTCAGACTCCCACCGTCTCTTCCCTGTCCGATCCGGATTGGGTTGATGTGAATACCATCGTCGATGAATCGGTGGTCCGTTCGATCGTCCCTAAACTGAAACAGGCTGGTGCTCGGGGCATCGTAGAGTACGGTATCAATAAGATTATTGATTAA
- a CDS encoding formyltetrahydrofolate deformylase — MQVTITAVGPDNCGLADPIVHYVASAGANIHEIQMFDHDRDKIFAMMLRIEWPETSGTVAKLRSHMNEIGQLKGLSIRTWSRDEHIRPPRVAICSTYRPEPVVALLRAMRDKVIKADPVVMIGNRPACRGVAEQFDVEWHDVGDDGGNPNNDQIVELFDQHEVDYIVLARYMRILPPATCWKFAGGRIINLHHGLLPPFPGFRPYEDAHAHHMLTFGATIHFIIPELDAGNQIINQGTFSVAPGTPLEEIKRQGETDNEPSTLVEGVRRVIDRDVELHFQKVVRGQN, encoded by the coding sequence ATGCAAGTCACCATCACTGCTGTCGGACCGGACAATTGTGGATTGGCCGATCCGATCGTCCACTATGTAGCTTCTGCTGGAGCGAACATTCATGAAATCCAGATGTTCGACCACGACCGCGACAAAATCTTCGCAATGATGCTGCGTATTGAATGGCCGGAAACTTCCGGAACCGTTGCGAAGTTGCGATCTCACATGAATGAGATAGGACAACTTAAAGGGCTTTCAATAAGAACCTGGTCTCGCGACGAACATATTCGTCCTCCGCGAGTCGCTATCTGCAGTACGTATCGTCCTGAACCGGTGGTTGCTTTATTACGTGCAATGCGCGATAAGGTCATCAAAGCAGACCCAGTAGTGATGATTGGAAATCGTCCCGCCTGTCGAGGTGTCGCTGAACAATTCGATGTGGAATGGCACGACGTCGGCGATGATGGAGGCAATCCGAACAACGATCAAATCGTGGAACTCTTCGATCAACACGAAGTCGACTACATCGTCCTTGCCCGTTACATGCGTATTCTTCCACCCGCCACCTGTTGGAAGTTCGCAGGCGGTCGAATCATTAACCTGCATCATGGTCTGTTGCCTCCATTCCCCGGGTTCCGGCCTTATGAAGATGCTCACGCCCATCATATGCTGACCTTCGGTGCGACCATTCACTTTATTATTCCGGAACTTGATGCGGGGAATCAGATCATCAATCAGGGTACCTTCAGTGTCGCGCCCGGGACGCCGTTAGAAGAGATCAAACGGCAGGGTGAAACAGATAATGAACCGAGTACTCTCGTTGAAGGAGTACGCCGCGTGATTGATCGAGATGTCGAACTGCATTTTCAGAAGGTGGTTCGCGGGCAGAATTGA
- a CDS encoding aldehyde dehydrogenase family protein, with product MATTTSPDIHATPEVKHTQLLIDGEWRDAQSGKTFATMNPATEEKIADVAEGDAADIDLAVKAARRAFESGEWAEIDARDRGRLLNRLADLVEDNLEELAALETLDNGKPIRDSLAADLPLVVDCFRYYAGWADKIHGDTIPIRGNYLCYTRKEPVGVVGQIIPWNFPLLMLAWKWGPALAAGCTIILKPAEQTPLTSLRLAELALEAGFPPGVINVVPGYGPTAGAALVKHPDVDKIAFTGEHLTAQIIMRDAAETIKNVTFELGGKSPNIIFADSNLDDAVAGAEFGLFFNQGQCCCAGSRVFVEKKVHQQFVDKLVARASNRKLGNPFDMDTEQGPQVDQAQFEKIMGFIEKGRAAGAACVTGGNRFGDKGYFVEPTVFDNVTDDMEIAKNEIFGPVLSVLPFDSMDEVVTRANNSVFGLAAAVWTRDVAKAHHIARQVRAGTVWVNCYDVFDAAAPFGGFKMSGIGRELGEAALANYTELKTVTVSLD from the coding sequence ATGGCGACAACAACATCGCCCGATATCCATGCCACACCGGAAGTCAAGCATACTCAATTGCTGATTGATGGTGAATGGCGCGACGCTCAAAGTGGCAAAACCTTCGCGACAATGAATCCCGCGACGGAGGAGAAAATTGCCGATGTCGCTGAAGGAGACGCAGCTGATATCGATCTGGCAGTAAAAGCCGCTCGGCGAGCCTTTGAATCGGGAGAATGGGCGGAGATAGACGCCCGAGACCGAGGTCGTTTGCTGAATCGGCTAGCGGACCTGGTCGAAGATAATCTCGAAGAACTCGCGGCATTGGAAACACTCGATAACGGTAAACCAATTCGCGACAGCCTGGCCGCGGACTTACCATTGGTTGTTGACTGTTTTCGATATTACGCTGGTTGGGCCGATAAAATTCATGGCGACACTATTCCGATCCGGGGAAATTACCTTTGCTATACCCGTAAGGAGCCTGTAGGGGTCGTCGGTCAGATCATTCCTTGGAACTTTCCCCTCCTGATGTTGGCCTGGAAATGGGGGCCAGCATTGGCAGCAGGTTGTACGATCATCCTGAAACCCGCTGAACAGACTCCGCTGACAAGTCTTCGTCTGGCAGAGTTGGCTCTGGAGGCGGGATTTCCACCTGGCGTAATTAACGTCGTTCCCGGTTATGGTCCGACTGCGGGAGCAGCACTTGTCAAACATCCCGATGTCGACAAAATCGCATTTACCGGCGAGCACCTGACCGCTCAGATTATTATGCGAGATGCGGCCGAGACGATTAAAAACGTGACTTTTGAACTTGGCGGGAAAAGCCCAAACATTATCTTCGCCGATTCCAATCTGGACGATGCGGTCGCCGGTGCTGAGTTTGGACTATTCTTCAATCAGGGACAATGCTGCTGTGCTGGTAGCCGCGTCTTCGTAGAAAAGAAAGTCCATCAACAGTTCGTTGATAAACTTGTCGCCCGTGCTTCCAATCGTAAACTGGGCAATCCTTTTGATATGGATACAGAGCAGGGGCCGCAAGTGGACCAAGCTCAGTTTGAAAAGATCATGGGGTTCATTGAAAAAGGTCGTGCGGCAGGAGCAGCTTGTGTGACGGGCGGAAATCGATTTGGTGACAAGGGTTATTTCGTGGAACCGACCGTGTTTGACAATGTCACCGACGACATGGAAATCGCCAAAAACGAAATCTTTGGCCCAGTGTTAAGTGTACTTCCTTTCGATTCGATGGATGAAGTTGTCACTCGCGCGAACAACTCGGTGTTTGGTCTGGCCGCTGCGGTCTGGACTCGCGATGTCGCCAAGGCGCATCACATCGCGCGACAGGTGCGGGCCGGAACCGTCTGGGTGAACTGCTACGATGTCTTCGACGCAGCCGCGCCCTTTGGTGGCTTCAAAATGAGTGGTATTGGCCGCGAGTTAGGTGAAGCCGCACTGGCGAATTACACTGAATTGAAAACAGTAACCGTCAGCCTGGACTAA